In Haematobia irritans isolate KBUSLIRL chromosome 1, ASM5000362v1, whole genome shotgun sequence, a genomic segment contains:
- the kuk gene encoding kugelkern codes for MSAKTSNQPGRRTPLSLSGGVSKGQVNNSKGGNGGGNSTNGHTNNNKQENKQQKNEQQQQQTNAQKQQQTNAQKQQQQTNAQKQQQQQQTDTKENPGKVQNKQNQNESKIPKPQTGSGQSSDNNKQKQQQQQPQQQSDNKKISEKQQNGVAAPSSSPANSNKNTTNQPQNNKEKQASTNVESKAVDEKEKSQEKSKSEKQEKPEKSIEDAKAKDNKKDDKEQKLNADNKSITDATVSKDTKKDTVESMDVVVEEQAKQKQQDVPKASPAKPKSAKDTSKSNTPSKGTTDKTPTKASASVEMTPTKATEKTTPKSRIVREVTTAIDDVEMEPLTVDQSPKKEADQSPRSAVAVAGLAPSATSTPGKVVLPKRNATAAKTDVQLAMEGSSSPERPRAFSQISGRRAIRPITDYTPSKFQSNSQFRESYRRINTELDATNTSLNVTVGSEVPNNSSFSFFGRGRKRDRTPPHHHSQSAIGELQTDMEISPPKRARLDFFSVVASPLTLLRNRFSKATLQSSTPVKLQTKMEENEDEDIEVQNVSGVSVHEDIEKPEHAKGGGEAAEEGDTTLGVEAAPGKDLNTTPIEGELEIDENGEKELSTKLGNQISEDGDIKITVTDTAVKNKRCIVM; via the coding sequence ATGTCAGCCAAGACTTCCAATCAACCTGGTCGCCGTACTCCATTGTCACTAAGTGGCGGCGTATCCAAAGGTCAAGTTAATAATAGTAAAGGTGGTAATGGTGGTGGCAATTCCACAAATGGCCACacaaataataacaaacaagaaaataaacaacaaaaaaatgagcaacaacaacagcaaacaaATGCCCAAAAACAACAGCAAACAAAtgctcaaaaacaacaacagcaaacaaATGCCCagaagcagcagcaacaacaacaaacagatACTAAGGAAAATCCAGGAAAAgtccaaaacaaacaaaatcaaaatgaaTCGAAAATTCCCAAACCTCAGACCGGATCAGGGCAATCTTCTGATAATAAtaagcaaaaacaacaacaacagcagccacAACAACAAAGTGACAATAAAAAGATTtcggaaaaacaacaaaacggaGTTGCTGCACCATCATCGTCACCGGCCAATAGCAACAAAAATACCACTAATCAGCCACAAAACAATAAGGAGAAGCAAGCTTCCACTAATGTAGAATCTAAAGCTGTAGATGAAAAGGAAAAATCACAAGAGAAGTCTAAATCCGAGAAGCAAGAAAAACCAGAGAAATCAATTGAAGATGCTAAAGCTAAAGATAATAAAAAGGACGATAAAGAACAAAAACTTAATGCTGACAATAAATCCATTACCGATGCCACAGTATCTAAGGATACGAAAAAGGATACAGTTGAAAGTATGGATGTTGTTGTCGAGGagcaagcaaaacaaaaacaacaggaTGTTCCAAAAGCATCTCCAGCCAAACCGAAATCTGCAAAGGACACAAGTAAATCAAATACTCCCAGTAAGGGAACAACTGATAAGACCCCTACGAAAGCCAGTGCATCTGTTGAGATGACACCAACAAAAGCAACTGAGAAAACAACACCGAAATCTAGAATCGTGCGAGAAGTTACTACTGCAATTGATGATGTTGAGATGGAACCATTAACTGTGGATCAATCTCCCAAAAAAGAGGCGGATCAATCACCTAGATCAGCCGTAGCTGTCGCTGGTTTGGCTCCATCGGCTACTTCCACTCCCGGTAAGGTGGTGTTGCCAAAACGTAATGCTACAGCAGCAAAAACTGATGTGCAATTGGCTATGGAAGGCTCTTCTTCGCCAGAACGCCCACGAGCGTTCTCTCAAATTTCTGGTCGACGGGCTATACGTCCCATCACCGATTACACACCATCGAAATTTCAAAGTAATTCCCAATTTCGTGAATCCTACAGGCGTATCAATACAGAACTTGATGCTACCAACACTAGCTTAAATGTTACTGTAGGCTCAGAAGTTCCGAATAACTCGTCATTCTCATTCTTTGGACGTGGCCGTAAACGCGATCGCACACCACCCCACCATCATTCACAATCGGCCATTGGTGAATTGCAGACCGACATGGAAATATCACCACCGAAGCGGGCACGTTTGGATTTCTTTAGTGTGGTGGCTTCGCCTTTAACTTTACTACGCAATCGCTTCTCAAAGGCCACATTGCAAAGTAGCACGCCAGTTAAGTTACAAACCAAAATGGAGGAAAATGAAGATGAAGACATTGAGGTACAAAATGTATCTGGTGTTTCAGTTCACGAAGATATAGAGAAGCCAGAGCATGCAAAGGGCGGCGGTGAAGCAGCAGAGGAAGGTGACACCACATTGGGAGTAGAAGCTGCTCCTGGTAAAGATTTGAATACCACCCCCATTGAAGGCGAACTAGAAATCGACGAAAATGGAGAGAAGGAACTGTCTACAAAATTGGGAAATCAAATATCAGAGGATGGTGATATCAAGATTACAGTGACCGACACAGCTGTTAAAAATAAGAGATGTATTGTtatgtaa
- the gwl gene encoding serine/threonine-protein kinase greatwall codes for MMDHFENLHVLETPPVEGEGGEKFQNCLENNTESQMDKDDMENVAHNNHQYDYKTPKKSTFLIDGEKLLDKINILTTKPENTSASTKLPTIKDFVIIKPISRGAFGKVFLGYKNNDHSRLFAIKVMRKSEMINKNMVSQVITERNALALSRSPFCVNLFYSLQSVSYVYLVMEYMVGGDLKSLLTMYGYLDEAAARFYVAEVALALQYLHEHGIIHRDIKPDNMLISATGHVKLTDFGLSKIEMRRGERDLEISDLINCSPNLNTRTPGQLLSLTSHLSFGSEKKLECGTGTSNFINTINKHNNVIESSDSEADTSLNDAEKTDDSKISGVSPFFSAEEINVSLPVAHTCNNNNINNNLMDSSSSYHTCASADITKFSPPTEADVYNSCNSAAPVQKHVEFADNNNASKVYCNGCKHDNSKTYDKENICNKILSKVENADDTSFEFSMMRRRSIDERIRSLKTQEDSGVSSRKSDCSNSNVNSETTSSSIDKAENMCNSREDFSCSDYSKSYNINNTNEISGIRMHSPFRNISRNFKRPELQSSFRGMKRKINLINRSENNCSLDIDGCIGGSTSTGLTQEIDILDIGSSTPKKRKAKSPIRGVLKVRSLSDEDMPQPLHDNVANVVFSTPVSSQKLPRRDGGLLGKLKATRFALPLSIETKKIEQLTEKSSGVQYLKMAHDDPTMSPINLNPNTVPKTPKNINTPFRTPKSVRRGARHSSERILGTPDYLAPELLLKQGHGPAVDWWALGVCFYEFLTGIPPFNDETPQKVFDNILNKNIEWPEGDEALSASAVEAVELLLTMDPTERPAAKEVQQMPFFSSIDWENIENEEPPFVPNPENPTDTGYFEARNNLQHLKLSNFALED; via the exons ATGATggatcattttgaaaacctcCATGTGTTGGAAACACCACCAGTAGAAGGCGAAGGAGgtgaaaaattccaaaattgtttggaaaataACACAGAAAGCCAAATGGACAAGGatgacatggaaaatgttgcccaCAATAATCACCAATATGATTATAAAACGCCTAAGAAATCTACATTTCTCATTGATGGGGAAAAATTATTGGacaaaatcaacattttgacaacaaaaccTGAAAATACATCGGCCAGTACaaag CTTCCAACCATAAAGGATTTCGTCATAATTAAGCCCATCAGTCGGGGTGCTTTCGGAAAAGTATTCTTGGGTTATAAAAATAATGATCACAGTAGACTTTTTGCCATCAAAGTAATGCGCAAATCCGagatgataaacaaaaatatggtctctCAGGTCATAACAGAACGTAATGCCTTGGCACTTTCCCGCAGCCCATTTTGTGTGAATCTTTTCTATTCGCTGCAATCGGTGTCCTATGTTTATTTAGTTATGGAGTATATGGTGGGTGgagatttgaaatcccttttgACTATGTATGGCTATTTAGACGAAGCCGCAGCCCGATTTTATGTAGCCGAAGTAGCCTTGGCATTGCAATATTTACATGAACATGGTATTATACATCGCGATATTAAACCCGATAATATGTTGATATCGGCAACAGGTCATGTAAAACTGACCGATTTTGGTTTGAGTAAAATTGAAATGAGGAGAGGTGAAAGAG ATTTGGAAATATCCGATCTTATAAATTGCTCGCCGAATTTAAATACACGAACTCCTGGACAATTACTTTCGCTGACTTCACATTTATCTTTCGGTTCTGAGAAGAAATTGGAATGTGGAACTGGAACatcaaatttcataaatacaattaaCAAACATA ATAATGTAATAGAATCATCAGACAGCGAAGCTGATACATCATTAAATGATGCCGAAAAAACTGATGATAGTAAAATATCAGGTGTATCACCATTCTTCTCAGCGGAGGAGATAAATGTATCACTACCAGTAGCCCATACctgtaataataataacatcAATAATAAT TTAATGGATAGTTCATCTTCATATCATACTTGTGCTTCTGCGGACATTACCAAATTTTCTCCCCCAACGGAGGCAGATGTCTATAACAGTTGTAATTCAGCAGCTCCAGTGCAGAAACATGTTGAGTTTGCAGATAATAATAATGCTTCAAAAGTATATTGCAAT GGCTGCAAGCATGACAATTCAAAAACTTATGATAAAGAGAATATCTGTAACAAAATCTTATCTAAAGTGGAAAATGCTGACGATACGTCATTTGAGTTTTCTATGATGCGCCGTCGATCAATTGATGAG CGCATTCGTTCGTTAAAGACCCAGGAGGATTCTGGTGTATCAAGTCGTAAAAGTGATTGTTCCAATTCAAATGTGAATAGTGAAACTACTTCTTCTTCCATTGATAAAGCTGAAAATATGTGCAATTCTAGAGAAGATTTTAGCTGTTCGGATTATTCGAAAAG ctataatataaataatacaaACGAAATAAGTGGAATACGCATGCATTCAccatttcgaaatatttcaaggaatttcaagcGACCCGAACTTCAAAG ttcttttcgcggtatgaaacgtaaaataaatttaataaatcgtTCGGAAAACAATTGCAGTTTAGATATAGACGGATGCATAGGAGGATCAACCAGTACAGGTTTAACACAAGAAATTGATATTTTAGACATTGGTTCGAGCACTCCCAAAAAACGTAAAGCCAAATCACCAATTAGAGGAGTACTAAAAGTACGTTCACTATCAGATGAAGATATGCCCCAGCCCTTACATGATAATGTAGCAAATGTTGTATTCTCAACACCGGTCTCATCACAGAAATTACCCCGTCGAGATGGTGGCTTATTGGGAAAACTTAAAGCGACTCGCTTTGCTTTGCCATTATCGATTGAAACGAAGAAAATTGAACAACTTACAGAGAAGTCTTCGGGTGTGCAATATTTAAAAATGGCTCATGATGATCCAACAATGTCTCCCATAAATCTCAATCCAAATACAGTGCCAAAAACACCGAAAAATATCAATACACCTTTTAGAACGCCCAAATCGGTGAGAAGAGGTGCAAGACATTCAAGTGAACGAATTTTAGGGACACCGGATTATTTGGCCCCTGAACTATTGTTGAA acaaGGTCATGGTCCTGCTGTTGATTGGTGGGCTTTAGGGGTTTGTTTTTATGAGTTCTTAACTGGTATACCACCCTTTAATGATGAAACACCGCAAAAAgtatttgacaacattctaaACAAAA ATATTGAATGGCCAGAAGGGGACGAAGCCTTATCGGCTAGTGCGGTAGAAGCTGTAGAACTCCTGCTTACAATGGACCCCACTGAACGCCCAGCAGCAAAAGAAGTACAACAAATGccattcttttcctctattgaTTGGGAAAATATTGAGAATGAGGAACCTCCATTTgtaccaaatcccgaaaatcccACAGACACCGGATACTTTGAGGCCCGTAACAATTTACAACATTTGAAACTGTCCAATTTTGCTCTGGAAGATTAA